The proteins below come from a single Nitrosospira sp. Is2 genomic window:
- a CDS encoding S41 family peptidase — protein MGDKMRQVGLVTFGVIAGVMLSLNFSAVANKEETQEIMNPLPVEELRAFTEVFGRIKTDYVEPVQDKKLITEAINGMLTGLDPHSAYLDADAFKELQIGTQGEFGGLGIEVSMEDGFVKVISPIEDTPAFRAGIKTGDLIIKLDDTAVKGLSLTDAIKRMRGKPNTPITLTVLRKGETKPLVFTLVRAVIKIQSVKSKLLEPGYAYIRITQFQEQTGENLTKAIDKLFKESTVPMKGLVLDLRNDPGGLLNGAVAVSAAFLPANSLVVYTDGRTEDAKMKLKASPEFYLRDTKNDYLKRLPPEIKTVPMVTLVNGGSASASEIVAGALQDHKRSVVMGTQTFGKGSVQTILPLGNNTAIKLTTARYYTPNGQSIQAKGITPDILDEAAKDDTERLREADLTRHLPNGKKEEVKEVKPEPEAKEAVTPPTAPKAPKPTNGDDKNTKREPPAEFGSPEDLLLTQAMHYFKEGGAKKSAAKVSD, from the coding sequence ATGGGTGACAAGATGCGGCAAGTCGGGTTGGTCACTTTCGGAGTCATCGCCGGGGTGATGTTGAGCCTTAATTTTTCAGCTGTCGCAAACAAGGAAGAAACGCAGGAAATCATGAACCCGCTTCCGGTAGAGGAACTGCGGGCATTCACGGAAGTATTCGGCCGCATCAAAACCGATTACGTCGAGCCGGTACAGGACAAGAAACTGATCACCGAGGCGATCAATGGAATGTTGACCGGCCTCGACCCGCATTCGGCGTATCTGGATGCGGATGCCTTCAAGGAACTGCAAATCGGGACCCAGGGCGAATTCGGCGGCCTCGGTATTGAAGTTAGCATGGAAGACGGCTTCGTAAAGGTCATTTCGCCAATTGAGGATACCCCGGCGTTTCGCGCGGGCATCAAGACGGGGGACCTTATCATCAAGCTGGATGATACGGCGGTGAAGGGTCTTTCTCTTACCGATGCGATCAAGCGCATGCGCGGCAAACCCAATACGCCCATCACCCTTACGGTCTTGCGCAAGGGCGAGACCAAGCCGCTGGTGTTTACACTGGTTCGGGCCGTCATCAAAATCCAGAGTGTAAAATCGAAGCTGCTTGAACCTGGTTACGCATATATTCGTATCACCCAGTTTCAGGAGCAGACCGGGGAAAACCTGACCAAGGCGATCGATAAATTATTCAAGGAGAGCACCGTGCCGATGAAAGGGCTGGTGCTGGATCTGCGTAACGATCCCGGAGGGTTGCTGAATGGCGCGGTAGCGGTATCCGCGGCCTTTCTGCCCGCCAATTCGCTGGTGGTGTATACCGACGGCCGTACTGAGGACGCCAAGATGAAACTCAAGGCCAGTCCGGAATTCTACCTGCGTGACACAAAAAACGACTACCTGAAGCGGCTGCCGCCAGAGATAAAGACCGTGCCGATGGTGACGCTTGTCAATGGCGGTTCTGCTTCGGCTTCGGAGATTGTCGCGGGCGCACTCCAGGATCACAAGCGTTCCGTCGTAATGGGCACCCAGACTTTTGGAAAGGGCTCGGTGCAAACAATTTTGCCGTTGGGCAACAACACGGCCATAAAGCTCACCACTGCCCGTTATTACACACCCAATGGTCAATCCATCCAGGCCAAGGGCATTACGCCCGACATCCTGGACGAGGCGGCGAAAGATGACACGGAGCGCTTGCGTGAAGCCGATCTGACTCGCCATCTCCCGAACGGCAAAAAGGAAGAAGTGAAAGAAGTTAAGCCGGAGCCTGAAGCCAAGGAAGCAGTCACACCTCCCACGGCACCAAAGGCACCAAAACCGACGAACGGCGACGACAAGAACACAAAACGCGAGCCCCCTGCCGAGTTTGGTTCCCCTGAAGATTTGCTGCTGACGCAGGCAATGCACTACTTCAAGGAGGGTGGCGCCAAGAAGAGCGCGGCCAAAGTTAGCGACTGA
- a CDS encoding ComF family protein, giving the protein MKLNNRLNIMHVLFAKRCLLCGSVSERDLCPPCHDSLPHLSSHHCMVCALPLATASVCGACLANPPAFERSIAAASYAFPIDALLHSLKYEAKLALAPVLADLLTVRISPADLPDFILAMPLHPAKLRERGFNQALEIARGVSKTTGVELLPLACRRVRDTRSQTGLPWKEREKNIRGAFTCEADLSGRRIAIVDDVMTTGATLNELAKVLRERGACNVSAWVVARTLPDRLAQAHSES; this is encoded by the coding sequence ATGAAATTAAACAACCGATTAAATATTATGCATGTGCTGTTCGCCAAACGATGCCTGCTCTGCGGTTCCGTCAGCGAACGCGACCTTTGTCCACCGTGCCACGACAGCCTGCCTCATCTTTCGTCTCATCATTGCATGGTGTGCGCGCTACCTCTTGCAACGGCCAGCGTCTGCGGCGCGTGCCTCGCCAACCCGCCTGCGTTCGAGCGCAGCATCGCTGCTGCAAGCTATGCATTTCCAATCGATGCGCTTCTTCACTCACTCAAGTACGAGGCTAAGCTTGCGCTGGCGCCCGTGCTCGCCGATTTACTGACTGTTCGGATCAGCCCCGCTGATTTACCCGATTTCATCCTGGCCATGCCGCTGCACCCGGCGAAATTGCGCGAACGCGGTTTTAATCAGGCGCTTGAGATCGCCCGCGGGGTCTCGAAAACGACCGGCGTAGAATTGCTTCCTCTGGCGTGTCGCCGCGTTAGAGATACCCGATCCCAAACGGGACTGCCGTGGAAGGAACGCGAAAAAAATATCCGCGGGGCATTTACTTGCGAAGCCGATCTGTCCGGCAGGCGAATCGCCATAGTCGATGACGTGATGACCACGGGCGCAACCCTGAATGAACTGGCGAAAGTGCTGCGAGAACGCGGAGCATGCAACGTAAGCGCATGGGTCGTTGCCAGAACATTGCCCGATCGACTTGCCCAAGCCCATTCTGAAAGTTAA
- the gpmA gene encoding 2,3-diphosphoglycerate-dependent phosphoglycerate mutase, with the protein MKKLILLRHGESTWNKENRFTGWTDVDLSATGMEEARHAGRLLRESGFAFDVSYTSVLKRAIRTLWIVLDELDQMWIPVHLSWRLNERHYGALQGLNKVETALRYGEEQVLIWRRSYNIRPPALTREDPRYPGLDPRYRNLSPEEIPLTECLEDTVKRFLPYWNETIAPQVQSGQRVLITAHGNSLRALVMYLDNLSEQEVMELNIPTGVPLVYELDESLKPIRSYYLGDQARIEQAMQVVANQGKIVP; encoded by the coding sequence ATGAAAAAACTCATTCTCCTGCGTCATGGAGAAAGCACATGGAACAAGGAGAACCGTTTCACTGGCTGGACCGACGTGGATCTCTCCGCTACCGGCATGGAAGAGGCCAGACACGCTGGAAGGCTGTTGCGGGAAAGTGGATTTGCGTTCGACGTTTCCTACACTTCGGTATTGAAGCGCGCTATCCGCACACTGTGGATAGTCCTGGATGAACTTGACCAGATGTGGATTCCGGTTCATTTATCGTGGCGATTGAATGAACGCCACTATGGTGCGCTGCAAGGCTTGAACAAGGTAGAGACTGCGCTTCGGTACGGCGAAGAACAGGTATTGATCTGGCGGCGCAGCTATAATATCAGGCCGCCCGCGCTCACGCGGGAGGACCCGCGCTATCCGGGACTCGATCCCCGCTATCGCAATTTGTCCCCTGAGGAGATTCCGCTGACGGAGTGTCTGGAAGACACCGTAAAGAGATTTCTCCCCTACTGGAACGAAACCATTGCGCCCCAGGTCCAATCAGGACAGCGCGTACTCATTACTGCTCATGGCAATTCCTTGCGTGCCCTTGTCATGTATCTGGACAATCTTTCCGAGCAAGAGGTCATGGAATTGAATATTCCCACTGGCGTTCCGCTTGTATACGAGCTGGACGAAAGCCTGAAACCTATACGGAGCTATTATCTAGGTGATCAGGCAAGAATCGAGCAGGCGATGCAAGTAGTGGCAAATCAGGGGAAAATTGTCCCTTAG
- a CDS encoding SH3 domain-containing protein has translation MERRRDALSREVLKEFHADALSPHRARGKIAHISHRASVHLAQQGDAPSVDYAPFGNAVLPLLLIRRYVVALLPQRAALLVLLITALVLPVSAFAAFNFFSINENAAVMYDAPSLKAGKLYVASLHLPVEAVVKVEGWVKVRDSKGNLAWVEEKVLSEKRYVIVTVPLAEAYQAPNTNSPIAFKAQQDVVMEWLEPAVNGWVKVRHRDGQMGYVRTTQVWGS, from the coding sequence ATGGAGCGCCGGCGCGATGCGTTGTCGAGGGAAGTCCTAAAGGAGTTTCACGCTGATGCGCTCTCGCCCCATCGAGCCCGCGGGAAAATCGCCCATATATCGCACCGCGCTTCCGTCCATTTAGCTCAGCAGGGCGATGCACCGTCCGTCGATTATGCGCCGTTCGGCAACGCCGTACTTCCGCTGTTGCTTATACGGCGGTACGTCGTAGCCCTGCTACCGCAAAGGGCGGCCCTCCTGGTTCTTCTGATTACAGCGCTGGTATTGCCGGTGTCGGCGTTTGCGGCGTTTAATTTTTTCTCCATAAATGAAAACGCTGCTGTTATGTATGATGCGCCGTCTCTAAAGGCGGGCAAGCTGTACGTAGCGAGCCTACACTTGCCCGTGGAGGCGGTGGTCAAGGTTGAAGGCTGGGTAAAGGTCCGCGATAGCAAGGGAAATCTCGCCTGGGTAGAAGAAAAGGTTCTGAGTGAGAAACGCTATGTCATTGTGACCGTGCCCCTGGCAGAAGCCTATCAGGCGCCTAACACAAATTCGCCGATCGCGTTCAAAGCGCAGCAAGATGTCGTTATGGAGTGGCTAGAGCCGGCGGTGAACGGGTGGGTCAAGGTGCGCCACCGTGATGGCCAGATGGGTTACGTCAGGACAACCCAGGTCTGGGGTTCATGA
- a CDS encoding NAD(P)H-dependent glycerol-3-phosphate dehydrogenase, with protein MKLAVLGAGAWGTALAISLSSSSSHQVVLWTRNPLHLAELDSQRVNKRYFPAFPLPQSLHLTSSLCAAVEAADLVLIAVPVSGLRATLREIVACGKTVPVIWGCKGFEVDSAKLPHQVAEEEFAGITPCGVLSGPSFAQEVAQGLPTALTLASHDAGFAQSIAAQLHTSRRRVYTSKDIVGVETGGAVKNVISIAAGISDGMGFGHNARAALITRGLAEITRLGLKLGGYMETFMGLTGMGDLILTCTGDLSRNRRVGLRLAAGDSLPSILRELGHTAEGVHTAREVLRLSRELKVEMPITAAVCSILHDGISARLAVEALLNREPKIENY; from the coding sequence ATGAAGCTAGCAGTGCTTGGCGCGGGGGCGTGGGGGACTGCGCTGGCCATCAGTCTCAGCTCCAGCTCTTCGCATCAGGTCGTCCTGTGGACACGCAATCCGCTTCATCTCGCCGAACTTGATTCTCAGCGCGTCAACAAGCGCTATTTTCCCGCTTTTCCTCTGCCCCAATCCCTGCATTTGACTTCGTCTCTTTGCGCAGCTGTTGAGGCGGCCGATCTCGTCTTGATCGCTGTACCGGTTTCAGGATTGCGGGCAACGTTGCGGGAAATTGTTGCCTGCGGAAAGACAGTACCCGTTATCTGGGGATGTAAAGGATTCGAGGTCGACTCCGCCAAGCTGCCTCATCAGGTTGCCGAGGAGGAGTTTGCGGGCATCACCCCTTGTGGCGTGTTGTCAGGCCCCAGTTTTGCGCAGGAAGTGGCGCAGGGACTACCCACAGCGTTGACGCTGGCTTCTCACGATGCAGGATTTGCACAGAGCATTGCAGCCCAGCTTCATACTTCCCGGCGCCGGGTCTATACAAGCAAGGATATCGTCGGCGTTGAAACGGGCGGTGCGGTAAAAAACGTTATTTCGATTGCCGCCGGCATTTCGGATGGCATGGGGTTTGGTCACAATGCACGGGCAGCGCTGATCACCCGAGGTTTGGCAGAAATTACGCGGTTGGGTCTTAAACTCGGCGGCTATATGGAAACATTCATGGGGCTGACCGGTATGGGTGATCTGATACTCACCTGCACGGGTGATCTTTCCCGTAACCGGCGTGTGGGGCTTCGCCTGGCGGCAGGGGACTCCCTGCCGAGCATACTCCGGGAACTGGGGCACACTGCTGAAGGCGTCCATACAGCGAGAGAAGTACTGCGGCTGAGCCGCGAACTGAAAGTCGAAATGCCCATCACCGCCGCCGTGTGCAGCATACTCCACGACGGCATATCTGCCAGACTGGCGGTGGAGGCGCTGCTCAACCGCGAACCCAAGATCGAAAATTATTGA
- the trmL gene encoding tRNA (uridine(34)/cytosine(34)/5-carboxymethylaminomethyluridine(34)-2'-O)-methyltransferase TrmL encodes MLDVVLYQPEIPPNTGNIIRLCANTGTRLHLIKPLGFSLEDKQLLRAGLDYHEFVGVTVHPNWEECRRHLQDRRFFAVSTKGKQRYDHGVYESGDVFLFGAESRGLPSEVLESFPEQHRIRVPMVPNSRSLNLSNAVAVLVYEAWRQMNFDNAT; translated from the coding sequence ATGCTTGACGTAGTCCTGTACCAGCCCGAAATTCCCCCGAACACCGGCAATATCATACGGCTCTGCGCCAACACCGGTACCAGGCTGCACCTAATAAAACCGTTGGGCTTCTCGCTGGAAGACAAGCAATTGCTACGAGCCGGACTGGATTATCATGAGTTTGTGGGGGTAACCGTTCACCCCAACTGGGAAGAATGTCGTCGTCACTTGCAAGACCGCCGCTTTTTTGCTGTCTCCACCAAGGGAAAGCAGCGCTATGATCACGGGGTTTACGAGAGCGGAGACGTATTTCTGTTCGGAGCCGAGAGTCGTGGCTTGCCCTCAGAGGTATTGGAGAGCTTTCCCGAACAGCATCGCATCCGCGTACCGATGGTTCCCAATAGCCGAAGTCTCAACTTGTCCAATGCCGTGGCGGTCTTGGTTTATGAAGCATGGCGGCAAATGAACTTCGACAATGCAACCTAA
- the slmA gene encoding nucleoid occlusion factor SlmA, with protein MSAKGERKDQILQVLAQMLEEPRAVKITTAALAAKLEVSEAALYRHFASKAQMFEGLIEFIEATLFGLINKLTDDEKSAVRQLEGISALLLGFARKNPGMTRVLIGDALINENDRLQTRINQLHDRLEATLKQALRFGVSEGEISSELDVAAEANLLMCYVTGRWHQFAKSGYKRDPMEHWEAQRRVLFSSAAAGRLRHP; from the coding sequence ATGTCTGCCAAAGGCGAAAGAAAAGATCAAATTCTCCAGGTTCTCGCGCAAATGCTGGAGGAGCCGCGCGCGGTAAAGATCACCACAGCTGCGTTGGCAGCCAAACTGGAGGTTTCCGAGGCGGCGTTGTATCGGCACTTTGCCAGCAAGGCGCAGATGTTCGAAGGCTTGATCGAGTTCATTGAAGCCACGCTTTTCGGTCTTATCAATAAGCTAACGGACGATGAGAAAAGCGCAGTCCGGCAACTCGAGGGGATATCAGCCCTATTGCTTGGTTTCGCTCGAAAGAATCCGGGTATGACGCGCGTTCTGATCGGGGACGCGCTCATCAACGAGAATGACCGCCTGCAGACCCGCATCAATCAATTGCATGATCGGCTCGAGGCGACGCTAAAACAGGCATTGCGCTTCGGAGTGAGCGAAGGCGAAATTTCGTCGGAGCTGGACGTGGCTGCTGAGGCGAACCTGCTGATGTGTTATGTTACCGGGCGCTGGCACCAGTTTGCTAAAAGCGGCTACAAACGCGACCCGATGGAGCATTGGGAAGCGCAGCGCAGGGTGCTGTTCTCGAGTGCTGCCGCCGGGCGATTACGTCATCCATAG
- a CDS encoding HesA/MoeB/ThiF family protein, with translation MNDDQLLRYSRHILLPEIGIQGQETLLKSHVLVVGTGGLGSPLAIYLAASGVGKLTLCDSDTVDLTNLQRQIAHSTDRIGAPKTSSAQKTLAGINPEVNVVALHQRMDEAALLRFVTDADVVVDASDNFSTRYAINRACMISRKPLVSGAAIRFEGQVAVFDLRHNHSPCYHCLFPNYGDDQDMRCAVMGVFAPLTGVIGSVQAVETLKILLDIGQTLNGRLLLLDGLSMEWRSVKLNKDPFCRVCGAEDPGETCEFGRASL, from the coding sequence ATGAATGACGATCAGCTGCTGCGCTACAGTCGCCACATTCTGTTGCCCGAAATCGGCATACAGGGCCAGGAAACGCTACTGAAGTCCCACGTGCTTGTGGTTGGCACGGGTGGCCTGGGCTCTCCCCTCGCCATATACCTCGCCGCGAGCGGAGTGGGTAAACTGACGCTTTGTGACAGTGACACCGTTGACCTGACCAATCTCCAGCGGCAGATCGCTCACAGCACGGATCGTATCGGAGCTCCCAAGACTTCCTCTGCACAAAAGACACTTGCCGGAATCAATCCCGAAGTCAACGTTGTCGCGTTGCACCAGCGCATGGACGAGGCAGCCCTGCTGCGCTTCGTCACAGATGCGGATGTGGTGGTGGATGCAAGCGACAACTTCTCGACCCGTTACGCCATCAATCGCGCCTGTATGATATCCAGAAAGCCGCTCGTATCCGGCGCGGCCATCCGCTTCGAGGGACAGGTCGCCGTATTCGATTTGCGCCACAATCACAGCCCCTGCTATCACTGCCTCTTCCCCAACTATGGCGACGATCAGGATATGCGCTGTGCTGTTATGGGCGTGTTTGCGCCGCTCACAGGCGTTATCGGTAGTGTGCAGGCGGTGGAAACGCTTAAAATCCTGCTAGACATCGGCCAAACCCTGAATGGTCGGCTGCTGCTACTCGACGGCTTGTCGATGGAATGGCGTTCCGTTAAATTGAATAAAGACCCATTCTGCAGAGTTTGCGGCGCGGAGGATCCAGGAGAAACCTGTGAGTTTGGGCGCGCTAGCCTATGA
- a CDS encoding murein hydrolase activator EnvC family protein yields the protein MIGIHPWFNIIRKLIPACALILSQPLAAAPKVDNEDLKQLRGRIETLQKELADTEESKSEVADALRESERAIIAANRKLAALTREHHDANNKLSQIQAQSKQVARDIEEQQLRLGKLLHRQYLTGGGQTEYLSLLLNQQDPNEIARNLHYYGYLSRARLGDINALRANVQRLGTLTRESREKSLEIGAIQAKQAEHKKYLEQEKTEHAKLLERISSQADQQRREISKLKRDEERLSRLVERIARMLAQKKRSAPRATTPGLLSNERLPDASADGSPFSSLKGRLSLPVRGELANRFGGPRADGGVTWKGLFIRSATGGDVKAIAGGRVVFADWLRGFGNLMIVDHGNSYMSLYGNNEINHKQVGDSVRGGDTIASVGNSGGNAEPGLYFELRHQGKPFDPLNWVRIK from the coding sequence TTGATTGGTATTCATCCGTGGTTCAACATTATTCGCAAGCTTATCCCGGCTTGCGCGCTCATCCTCTCGCAACCACTCGCTGCCGCGCCCAAGGTCGACAACGAAGATCTGAAGCAGCTGCGTGGCCGGATCGAAACATTGCAGAAGGAGCTAGCGGATACGGAAGAATCGAAATCAGAAGTCGCCGATGCGTTACGGGAATCGGAGCGGGCCATTATCGCCGCCAATCGTAAACTCGCCGCGCTGACACGCGAGCACCATGATGCCAACAATAAGCTTAGCCAAATACAGGCGCAGTCAAAGCAAGTCGCCAGGGATATAGAAGAGCAACAGTTGCGACTGGGCAAACTGCTTCATCGGCAGTACTTAACCGGGGGCGGACAAACGGAATATCTGAGTCTATTGCTTAACCAGCAGGACCCTAACGAAATTGCACGCAACCTGCATTATTACGGCTATCTCTCCCGCGCCCGCCTGGGAGACATCAATGCGCTGCGTGCGAACGTCCAACGCCTGGGTACGCTCACGCGCGAGAGCCGCGAAAAAAGCCTGGAAATCGGCGCCATCCAGGCGAAGCAAGCCGAGCACAAAAAATATCTGGAACAAGAAAAAACCGAGCATGCCAAATTGCTCGAACGCATCTCGTCCCAAGCTGATCAGCAGCGGCGCGAAATCAGCAAGCTCAAACGCGACGAGGAGCGCCTTTCCCGTTTGGTAGAACGGATCGCCAGGATGCTTGCGCAAAAAAAGCGCAGTGCGCCCCGCGCCACCACCCCCGGACTACTCAGCAACGAGAGGCTTCCCGACGCATCCGCCGACGGCAGCCCTTTCTCATCATTGAAGGGCCGTCTGAGTTTACCGGTGCGTGGGGAACTTGCCAATCGGTTTGGTGGTCCACGTGCGGATGGAGGGGTTACGTGGAAAGGACTGTTTATCCGCTCAGCTACCGGCGGTGATGTGAAAGCGATCGCAGGCGGACGCGTAGTCTTCGCGGACTGGCTGAGAGGATTCGGCAACCTGATGATCGTCGATCACGGCAACAGCTACATGAGCCTCTACGGCAATAATGAAATTAACCACAAGCAAGTCGGGGATTCCGTTCGCGGGGGCGATACAATTGCCTCGGTGGGCAACAGCGGTGGCAACGCGGAGCCCGGTTTGTATTTTGAATTGCGCCATCAGGGCAAACCGTTTGACCCTTTGAACTGGGTCAGAATAAAATGA
- the argB gene encoding acetylglutamate kinase, translated as MPLSPSSATDKAKILAEALPYIRRFHGKTIVIKYGGNAMIEENLKQGFARDVVLLKLVGMHPVIVHGGGPQINDMLKRVGKQGEFIQGMRVTDAETMDVVEMVLGGLVNKEIVNLINQHGGLAVGLTGKDGGFIRAKKMLIQDRERVGQWLDIGQVGEIESIDPALIELLETRDFIPVIAPIGVGRSGESYNINADLVAGGLARVINAEKLILLTNTPGVLDKDGNLLTGLTATRVDELVADGTISGGMIPKIGSALEAVKLGVKSCHIIDGRVEHGLLLEVLTDEGVGTLIRSD; from the coding sequence GTGCCCTTATCTCCATCTTCTGCAACGGATAAAGCGAAAATCCTGGCCGAGGCACTGCCCTATATTCGGCGCTTTCACGGCAAGACGATTGTCATTAAATATGGCGGTAACGCCATGATCGAGGAAAACCTCAAGCAGGGTTTCGCCCGCGATGTGGTTTTGCTAAAACTGGTGGGAATGCACCCGGTCATCGTTCACGGGGGTGGACCTCAGATTAACGACATGCTGAAGCGGGTAGGCAAGCAGGGTGAATTCATCCAGGGAATGCGGGTAACCGATGCCGAAACAATGGACGTGGTTGAAATGGTGTTGGGAGGACTGGTTAATAAGGAAATCGTCAACCTCATCAATCAACACGGCGGCCTCGCAGTTGGTTTGACCGGCAAGGATGGCGGCTTTATCCGCGCAAAAAAAATGCTGATACAGGATCGGGAGCGAGTGGGTCAGTGGCTCGATATCGGGCAGGTGGGAGAGATCGAAAGTATTGACCCGGCCCTGATTGAACTACTTGAAACACGGGATTTCATACCGGTTATCGCGCCTATTGGCGTGGGTAGAAGTGGCGAATCGTACAACATCAACGCGGATCTGGTGGCGGGCGGGCTTGCGCGGGTGATTAACGCCGAGAAACTGATACTCCTCACCAATACGCCGGGCGTGCTGGATAAGGATGGAAATTTATTGACCGGGTTGACAGCGACGAGGGTGGACGAACTGGTCGCCGATGGAACCATCTCAGGCGGCATGATACCCAAGATCGGCTCTGCGCTGGAGGCGGTAAAACTTGGCGTAAAATCCTGCCACATCATAGATGGGCGCGTGGAACACGGCCTGCTGCTCGAAGTGCTGACGGACGAGGGCGTTGGGACCCTTATAAGGTCAGACTAA
- a CDS encoding rhodanese-like domain-containing protein, translating to MSFIQSNIALIMAALVSGALLIWSVFRPSGKEVDTLVAVQLINYKEALVLDVREASEYEAGHVPNSKHIPGDKLEQRISELEKFKDKPIVLIHRSGVHTTGKAGGILRSHGFTLVHDLTGGIDAWRQGNLPIVKK from the coding sequence GTGTCATTTATTCAGAGTAATATTGCCTTAATCATGGCAGCGCTGGTAAGCGGCGCGTTGCTCATCTGGTCAGTTTTTCGCCCCTCAGGGAAAGAAGTTGACACGCTGGTGGCGGTCCAGCTCATCAATTACAAGGAGGCCCTGGTTCTCGATGTACGCGAAGCAAGCGAATATGAGGCAGGTCACGTGCCCAATTCAAAGCACATCCCCGGTGATAAACTTGAACAGCGTATTTCGGAACTGGAGAAATTCAAAGATAAGCCTATTGTGCTGATTCACCGAAGTGGGGTTCATACCACCGGGAAAGCCGGCGGAATACTGCGCAGCCACGGGTTTACGCTTGTTCATGATCTTACGGGCGGGATCGATGCATGGCGGCAGGGAAATCTACCGATAGTGAAGAAATAA
- the secB gene encoding protein-export chaperone SecB, with amino-acid sequence MSEQQPVFSIEKIYVKDLSLEIPNAPRIFLEREAPEVNIQLHTKGERIDEGMYEVVLTTTVTAKVKEKTMFLVEVQQAGVFQIRHVPEADLDPVLGIAGPTILFPYLRETVSDVVTRAGFHAVILNPVNFEALYYQGKQQPDKDAKAPEAPENIDDTQKITH; translated from the coding sequence ATGAGCGAGCAGCAGCCGGTTTTCAGCATTGAAAAAATCTATGTAAAGGATCTCTCGCTGGAGATACCCAACGCACCGAGAATCTTTCTTGAACGGGAAGCACCCGAGGTGAACATTCAATTGCATACCAAGGGTGAGCGCATCGACGAGGGCATGTACGAGGTTGTATTGACGACGACCGTTACTGCGAAGGTTAAGGAGAAAACCATGTTTCTGGTGGAGGTGCAGCAGGCGGGGGTTTTTCAGATAAGACACGTGCCCGAAGCCGATTTGGACCCCGTGCTGGGCATCGCGGGGCCGACGATTCTCTTTCCCTACCTGCGGGAAACGGTTTCGGATGTGGTTACGCGTGCCGGGTTTCACGCGGTTATATTGAATCCGGTGAATTTTGAAGCGCTTTACTATCAGGGGAAACAGCAACCGGATAAGGATGCGAAAGCGCCGGAAGCGCCGGAAAATATCGACGATACGCAAAAAATAACTCATTGA
- the grxC gene encoding glutaredoxin 3, translating into MVKVVMYSTAFCPYCIMAERLLLARGVTEIEKIRIDLEPAKRAEMMEKTGRRTVPQIYIGETHVGGYDDLAMLDRKDGLVKLLAI; encoded by the coding sequence ATGGTAAAGGTAGTTATGTACTCCACTGCTTTCTGCCCCTATTGCATAATGGCGGAGCGCCTGCTGCTGGCCAGGGGAGTGACGGAAATAGAAAAAATTCGTATCGATCTTGAGCCGGCGAAGCGTGCTGAAATGATGGAAAAGACGGGGCGGCGCACCGTTCCGCAGATATATATCGGCGAAACCCATGTCGGTGGCTACGACGATCTGGCGATGCTTGACCGAAAGGATGGGTTGGTTAAGCTCCTTGCGATCTGA